The Lactuca sativa cultivar Salinas chromosome 2, Lsat_Salinas_v11, whole genome shotgun sequence genome includes a window with the following:
- the LOC111897364 gene encoding AAA-ATPase At3g50940: protein MSPSTETKIAMAKTVISTIGSVAAAAMVLRSVARDYLPPEFQDYLFYGFRSFISKFSTQLTMVIYESDGFRDNEIYNATEIYLATRISHEIHRLKITKNPSEKKINVAMEINEEFTDVYNGVKFRWSLVSKKTPTREYYNNDDMSGSSRSDIRFLELSFHRKHKDLVLNEYLPFIINDAKTRKQEERSVKLFTIDTKMVYSGYPTVWTSVNLEHPANFDTLAMDTDIKEKVMKDLDRFIQRREYYRKVGKAWKRGYLLYGPPGTGKSSLIAAMANYLKFDIYDLELTDIKSNSDLRRLLVATANRSILVVEDIDCSVELHDRVEAEAAKSLAKEMRRRGYAEERKVTLSGFLNFIDGLWSSCGDERIIIFTTNRKDKLDPALLRPGRMDMHINMSYCTPCGFRLLASNYLGITEHGLFEQIEDLICKVEITPAEVAEQLLKDDDPDIALEGLIDFFDVKRKENEEAKAKAKEEEELAKARENEKEEEEEEEEEGEEESAAKENGKKK, encoded by the exons ATGTCACCGTCAACCGAAACCAAAATAGCCATGGCCAAAACAGTCATCTCCACCATAGGTTCTGTCGCCGCTGCAGCGATGGTGCTTCGCAGCGTCGCACGCGATTACTTGCCACCAGAATTCCAAGACTACCTCTTTTACGGCTTCCGCAGTTTCATCAGCAAGTTCTCCACACAACTAACCATGGTGATCTACGAATCTGATGGGTTTCGTGATAACGAGATTTACAACGCCACAGAAATTTACCTCGCCACCCGAATTTCTCACGAGATCCATCGTCTGAAGATCACCAAAAACCCCAGCGAGAAAAAGATCAACGTAGCCATGGAAATCAACGAGGAGTTTACCGACGTTTACAATGGAGTGAAATTCAGGTGGTCTTTAGTTTCTAAGAAAACGCCGACGAGAGAGTATTACAACAACGATGATATGAGCGGATCTTCCCGATCCGATATTCGATTTCTCGAGCTTTCATTTCATCGGAAACACAAGGATCTGGTGTTGAACGAGTACCTTCCATTTATAATCAATGACGCGAAAACGAGGAAACAAGAAGAGAGAAGCGTGAAGCTATTCACCATCGATACGAAGATGGTGTACTCCGGCTACCCAACGGTGTGGACGTCGGTGAATCTAGAACATCCGGCGAATTTTGACACGTTGGCGATGGATACAGATATTAAGGAGAAGGTGATGAAGGATTTGGATAGGTTTATCCAGAGAAGAGAATATTATCGGAAAGTCGGAAAGGCGTGGAAGAGAGGCTACCTGTTGTATGGTCCGCCGGGAACGGGGAAATCAAGCTTGATCGCTGCCATGGCGAATTACTTGAAATTTGACATATATGACTTGGAGTTGACTGATATAAAGTCAAACTCGGACCTGCGGCGGTTGTTGGTGGCGACGGCTAACCGATCCATACTGGTGGTGGAGGACATTGATTGCTCGGTGGAGTTGCATGACAGGGTTGAAGCAGAAGCGGCGAAATCTTTAGCGAAAGAAATGCGACGGCGAGGTTATGCGGAAGAACGTAAG GTAACTCTATCTGGATTTCTCAATTTTATTGACGGATTGTGGTCAAGTTGTGGCGATGAAAGGATTATCATATTTACCACAAACCGAAAAGATAAGCTCGACCCTGCACTTCTTCGCCCTGGTCGTATGGACATGCACATCAATATGTCATACTGCACTCCATGCGGATTCCGGTTGCTGGCCTCTAACTATCTTGGGATCACTGAACATGGTCTTTTTGAACAAATTGAGGATTTGATTTGCAAGGTGGAGATTACCCCGGCTGAAGTAGCAGAGCAACTACTGAAAGACGATGATCCTGACATTGCTCTTGAGGGCCTCATTGATTTTTTCGATGTGAAGAGGAAGGAGAATGAAGAGGCCAAAGCAAAggcaaaagaagaagaagaattggccAAAGCAAGGGAaaatgaaaaagaagaagaagaagaagaagaagaagaaggagaagaagaatcgGCTGCAAAAGAGAATGGAAAGAAGAAATAA
- the LOC111897353 gene encoding AAA-ATPase At3g50940 isoform X1 has translation MSTKSKSKLPTVKTIVSTIGSVAAAAMVVRSVARDYLPPEFQNYLYLGLRNFINKFSTHLTLVIYESDGFQDNAIYNAMEHYVAARMSTEIHRMKVTKTPNQNNIALTMEVNEEFTDVYNGVKLYWSSVSKKTPTRQYRSHDDSNYSYRTDQRSLELTFHREHKDLVMNEYFPFVLKEAEIKKQEQKTLKLFTVTQSSSYSRPTKWTSVNLDHPANFTTLAMDSDIKEKVMKDLDRFVERREYYRKVGKAWKRGYLLYGPPGTGKSSLIAAMANYLNFDIYDLELTDVKSNSELRTLLVATANRSILVVEDIDCSVELHDREAGEAAKAVSRKNGKMYPEEKKQVTLSGFLNFIDGLWSSCGDERIIIFTTNRKEKLDPALIRPGRMDVHIHMSYCTPCGFRQLVSNYLGITHHTLFKQIEDLMCEIKVTPAEIAEQLLKDDDPDVVFSGLIEFFDVKRKENEEVEAKEKKKKEEIELALKEIEKSEQSD, from the exons ATGTCCACTAAAAGTAAATCAAAACTTCCCACAGTGAAAACCATCGTCTCCACCATCGGCTCAGTCGCCGCCGCAGCTATGGTGGTACGCAGCGTGGCCCGCGATTACTTGCCACCTGAATTCCAAAATTACCTTTATCTCGGTTTACGCAATTTCATCAACAAATTCTCCACACACTTGACTTTGGTCATCTATGAATCCGATGGGTTTCAAGACAACGCAATCTACAACGCCATGGAACATTACGTCGCTGCCAGGATGTCTACCGAAATCCACCGTATGAAGGTCACCAAAACTCCTAACCAGAACAACATCGCACTTACCATGGAAGTCAACGAGGAGTTCACCGATGTTTACAACGGAGTCAAACTCTACTGGTCTTCAGTTTCCAAGAAGACTCCGACAAGACAATATCGCAGTCACGATGACTCGAATTATTCTTACCGAACCGATCAACGATCGTTGGAACTCACTTTTCATCGGGAACACAAAGATCTGGTGATGAACGAGTACTTTCCTTTTGTTCTTAAGGAGGCAGAGATAAAGAAACAGGAACAGAAAACCTTGAAGCTATTCACAGTCACCCAAAGCTCGTCGTATTCGAGACCCACAAAGTGGACATCGGTGAATCTTGATCATCCGGCTAATTTCACCACTCTAGCGATGGATTCTGATATAAAGGAGAAAGTGATGAAGGATTTGGATAGATTTGTGGAGAGGAGAGAGTATTATCGGAAAGTAGGAAAGGCATGGAAGAGAGGTTACCTGTTGTATGGTCCACCGGGTACCGGAAAATCAAGCTTGATCGCCGCCATGGCGAATTACCTGAATTTTGACATATATGACTTGGAGTTGACCGACGTTAAGTCAAATTCAGAGCTGCGGACGTTGTTGGTGGCGACAGCTAACCGGTCAATACTGGTGGTGGAGGACATCGATTGCTCTGTGGAATTGCACGATCGGGAGGCCGGAGAGGCGGCAAAAGCTGTATCCCGGAAAAACGGGAAGATGTACCCAGAAGAAAAAAAG CAGGTTACTTTATCGGGTTTTCTCAATTTTATTGATGGGTTATGGTCAAGTTGTGGAGATGAACGAATCATCATATTCACTACAAACAGGAAGGAGAAACTCGATCCTGCTCTTATTCGTCCTGGTCGTATGGACGTTCACATACACATGTCATATTGTACGCCATGTGGATTTCGTCAGCTGGTTTCTAACTATCTTGGAATCACTCATCATACTCTTTTTAAACAAATTGAGGATTTGATGTGCGAGATTAAAGTCACTCCTGCTGAAATAGCAGAGCAACTGCTTAAGGATGATGATCCAGATGTTGTTTTCAGTGGTCTCATTGAGTTTTTTGATGTAAAGAGGAAGGAGAATGAGGAGGTTGAGGCtaaggagaaaaagaagaaagaggaGATAGAATTGGCTCTAAAAGAGATTGAAAAGAGCGAACAAAGTGACTAA
- the LOC111897353 gene encoding AAA-ATPase At3g50940 isoform X2, translating into MSTKSKSKLPTVKTIVSTIGSVAAAAMVVRSVARDYLPPEFQNYLYLGLRNFINKFSTHLTLVIYESDGFQDNAIYNAMEHYVAARMSTEIHRMKVTKTPNQNNIALTMEVNEEFTDVYNGVKLYWSSVSKKTPTRQYRSHDDSNYSYRTDQRSLELTFHREHKDLVMNEYFPFVLKEAEIKKQEQKTLKLFTVTQSSSYSRPTKWTSVNLDHPANFTTLAMDSDIKEKVMKDLDRFVERREYYRKVGKAWKRGYLLYGPPGTGKSSLIAAMANYLNFDIYDLELTDVKSNSELRTLLVATANRSILVVEDIDCSVELHDREAGEAAKAVSRKNGKMYPEEKKVTLSGFLNFIDGLWSSCGDERIIIFTTNRKEKLDPALIRPGRMDVHIHMSYCTPCGFRQLVSNYLGITHHTLFKQIEDLMCEIKVTPAEIAEQLLKDDDPDVVFSGLIEFFDVKRKENEEVEAKEKKKKEEIELALKEIEKSEQSD; encoded by the exons ATGTCCACTAAAAGTAAATCAAAACTTCCCACAGTGAAAACCATCGTCTCCACCATCGGCTCAGTCGCCGCCGCAGCTATGGTGGTACGCAGCGTGGCCCGCGATTACTTGCCACCTGAATTCCAAAATTACCTTTATCTCGGTTTACGCAATTTCATCAACAAATTCTCCACACACTTGACTTTGGTCATCTATGAATCCGATGGGTTTCAAGACAACGCAATCTACAACGCCATGGAACATTACGTCGCTGCCAGGATGTCTACCGAAATCCACCGTATGAAGGTCACCAAAACTCCTAACCAGAACAACATCGCACTTACCATGGAAGTCAACGAGGAGTTCACCGATGTTTACAACGGAGTCAAACTCTACTGGTCTTCAGTTTCCAAGAAGACTCCGACAAGACAATATCGCAGTCACGATGACTCGAATTATTCTTACCGAACCGATCAACGATCGTTGGAACTCACTTTTCATCGGGAACACAAAGATCTGGTGATGAACGAGTACTTTCCTTTTGTTCTTAAGGAGGCAGAGATAAAGAAACAGGAACAGAAAACCTTGAAGCTATTCACAGTCACCCAAAGCTCGTCGTATTCGAGACCCACAAAGTGGACATCGGTGAATCTTGATCATCCGGCTAATTTCACCACTCTAGCGATGGATTCTGATATAAAGGAGAAAGTGATGAAGGATTTGGATAGATTTGTGGAGAGGAGAGAGTATTATCGGAAAGTAGGAAAGGCATGGAAGAGAGGTTACCTGTTGTATGGTCCACCGGGTACCGGAAAATCAAGCTTGATCGCCGCCATGGCGAATTACCTGAATTTTGACATATATGACTTGGAGTTGACCGACGTTAAGTCAAATTCAGAGCTGCGGACGTTGTTGGTGGCGACAGCTAACCGGTCAATACTGGTGGTGGAGGACATCGATTGCTCTGTGGAATTGCACGATCGGGAGGCCGGAGAGGCGGCAAAAGCTGTATCCCGGAAAAACGGGAAGATGTACCCAGAAGAAAAAAAG GTTACTTTATCGGGTTTTCTCAATTTTATTGATGGGTTATGGTCAAGTTGTGGAGATGAACGAATCATCATATTCACTACAAACAGGAAGGAGAAACTCGATCCTGCTCTTATTCGTCCTGGTCGTATGGACGTTCACATACACATGTCATATTGTACGCCATGTGGATTTCGTCAGCTGGTTTCTAACTATCTTGGAATCACTCATCATACTCTTTTTAAACAAATTGAGGATTTGATGTGCGAGATTAAAGTCACTCCTGCTGAAATAGCAGAGCAACTGCTTAAGGATGATGATCCAGATGTTGTTTTCAGTGGTCTCATTGAGTTTTTTGATGTAAAGAGGAAGGAGAATGAGGAGGTTGAGGCtaaggagaaaaagaagaaagaggaGATAGAATTGGCTCTAAAAGAGATTGAAAAGAGCGAACAAAGTGACTAA